GCTTACGGCCTCAGCACGCTTGGACTCACGACTCTTGGTCTGACGCCTGAGCTGATTGCAGCACAGGGAATCCTTACGGTCGGGCTTGACAAGGTGATCATGCTTGCTCCTTCCGTCTTTGCTTTCGGTCTTGTAGCGTTCGGCTTCCTGAGCATGGGTCCGGTGACCATTGCTGTTGACTCCTACGGTCCGGTTACCGATAACGCACAGTCGGTCTATGAGCTTTCTCTGATCGAAAACGTTTCGGCTAAAGAGATTGAGAGCGAGTTCGGCTTCCAGCCTGACTTTACCAATGCAAAACGCTACCTTGAAGCCAACGACGGCGCTGGCAATACCTTCAAGGCAACGGCCAAGCCGGTGCTTATCGGTACGGCGGTAGTGGGTTCAACGACCATGATTTTCTCGATTATCATGATCCTTACCAATGGTCTTGCCGATGTCAGCTCCATTGCGAAGCTCTCCATTCTCTCTCCTCCGTTCCTGCTCGGCCTCATGATGGGCGGTGCGGTGATCTACTGGTTTACCGGTGCATCCATCAATGCGGTAACTACCGGAGCCTACTATGCTGTTGAATTCATCAAGCAGAACATCAAGCTGGATAGCGGCGCAGAAAAGGCTTCAATTGAGGACAGCAAGAAGGTTGTGGAGATCTGTACGAAGTTTGCACAGAAAGGTATGCTTAACATCTTTCTGACCGTATTCTTTACAACACTGGCCTTTGCCTGTCTTGACTCCTTCTTCTTTATCGGTTACCTGATCTCCATTGCTCTTTTTGGTCTCTACCAGGCTATTTTCATGGCCAATGCCGGTGGAGCCTGGGACAATGCCAAGAAGCTTGTTGAAACCGAGCTCAACGCCAAAGGCACCGAACTGCATGATGCCTCGATTGTCGGTGATACGGTCGGCGATCCGTTCAAGGACACCTCTTCGGTTGCCCTGAACCCGATCATCAAGTTCACCACGCTGTTCGGTCTGCTTGCTATCGAGCTGGCTATCGAACTGCCTCCGCAGCTGGCATTGACCCTGTCCGCAATCTTCTTTGCCCTCTCGCTGGTTTATGTTCATCGCTCCTTCTTCTCCATGAGAATCAAGGTTGACGAACATTAAGTCGCTCTTTCTTGACATAACAACAAAAGCCGCAGTGATGCGGCTTTTGTTGTTACATGACCTTTTGAGAGGAGATGCATTACCGGAGAGCGTTCGCCCTCACAGGGAGAGGGGGGGTTAGCCCGGGATTCTCAGAGCATAGCGTTTGCTCGAATGGAGCACCGGGCGGTATTTTTCGATATTTTCAAGGATTTCACCTGTTCCTCTTGCAACAGCGGTCAGCGGATCTTCGGTGATATGGACGGCAAGTTTGGTCTCTTCGTAGATTTTTTTGTCAATACCCTTGATGAGTGCTCCTCCTCCTGCAAGGAAAATGCCGCGATCAAGAATGTCCACCGAGAGTTCCGGTTTCACGACCAGCATCTCAAGGGTTTTTTTTATCGACGTAATGATCTGGCCGATCGGGGTGGAAATGGCCTCCCTGATGGTTACAGAATCGACTTTCATCGCTTCGGGAAGCCCGGATTTGATGTTGACCGCCTTTACGGTCATGGTCATTTCCGTGTCGAGCTTGTAGGCCGAGCCGATCTGCATTTTTATCTCTTCAACGGTACGTTCACCGATGGACATGTTGTATGTTTTCCTGAAGTGCCGGATAATCGAGTTTGTTATATCAGTTCCTGCAACCCGCAGAGACTCTCCGGATGCAATACCTCCAAGTGAAATAACGGCGATATCTGTTGTGCCGCCACCGATATCGACAATCATGTTTCCTCTTGCCTCATTGAACTCAAGTCCAATGCCGATTGCAGCGGCTATCGGTTCCGATACCAGATAGATCTCTTTGGCTCCTATATGCTCGGCGGCATCATGTACGGCTCGTTTTTCAACCTCGGTGATTCCTGACGGAATTCCGATAACCATTCGGCGGATACCCAAGGAGAAGCGGCTCCTTGTTTTTTTGATCAAACCCTTTATCAGCTCCTCCGTTGCTTCATAGTCGGCAATGACCCCATTGGCCAGAGGCCGGATGGTGATGATGCCGGGATGGGTTCTTTCATGCATGAGAAGAGCTTCATTGCCGATGGCAACAACCTTTCCTGAATTTCGTTCGCGGGCAACTATTGACGGCTCATTTAATACAACGCCCTCGTTGCGTATATATATCAATGTATTTGCTGTTCCGAGATCAATAGCGATATCCCTGAACAGGTTGCTGAAAAAACTCATGTTATGATGGTTCTGTGTAATCTCATGGGGGTAGCAGTAGCTTGTGAAACCGGGTTTTGTTTTCCTCTTGAAAATACCATTGATCTCTCCTTCCGGGTTATGATCAGCGGTGCCACTTTTCTGAATGCGTCAAGTTACACAATGCTTTAGCTCACTCCCAAAAAAAATCACAGGAACACTCTCAATGGAGTAGCAAATTTTTTTGACCAACGTAAAGGTGTTCAGAAATCAGGGGGAAATGCAGTTGATTCTGTTTATGTTTACCGAGAGACAACGAGGGTGTTCCGGTTGCCGTACGGCAGGATATCTGCACGCTTTTTGTATACGTTATATATTTATTTGCTTGTACTTGCGGGTGGCTCTTTTTGATTTCACCTGCCTGCCATTGCCGTCAGAATGGATGAATACCTATGAAACTGACCAGAATCTATCAGAGTAGTGTGATTGACTTTTACTCGCCGGATCTTTCGACCGAACTGCGGCTTCCGTTTGCCGAAACCGGCGTCTCTGCCGGGTTTCCCTCTCCAGCTGATGATTATATGGAGCTCAGCCTTGATCTCAACAAGGCTCTTGTCCGCCATCCGGCCGCCACCTTTTATGCCAGGGTAAAGGGCTCCTCCATGATTGATGCCGGGATTCTGGAAGGAGATATTCTGGTGATCGACAAATCACTGGACCCTAAGGATGGAGATATTGCCATCTGTTTTCTGGACGGTGAGTTTACGGTCAAGAGGATTATGCAGCAAGCTGACGGGCTTCTCCTGATGCCGGCCAACGAGGAGTTCACTCCGATCCGGATCACGGAGGAGAATGATTTTCTGGTATGGGGTGTTGTAACCTATATCATCCACAAGGCAAGGTAGAGTGTCATGTTTGCCCTGATTGACTGCAACAACTTTTATGTGTCGTGCGAGCGGCTGTTCAACCCCGGATTGAGGGGTCGTCCGGTTGTGGTGCTCTCCAACAATGATGGCTGTTTTATCTCCCGGTCGGAAGAGGCCAAGGCTATAGGTCTCGGTATGGGTGAACCGGCATTCAAATGCAGGGA
This DNA window, taken from Candidatus Chlorobium masyuteum, encodes the following:
- the mreB gene encoding rod shape-determining protein, producing MSFFSNLFRDIAIDLGTANTLIYIRNEGVVLNEPSIVARERNSGKVVAIGNEALLMHERTHPGIITIRPLANGVIADYEATEELIKGLIKKTRSRFSLGIRRMVIGIPSGITEVEKRAVHDAAEHIGAKEIYLVSEPIAAAIGIGLEFNEARGNMIVDIGGGTTDIAVISLGGIASGESLRVAGTDITNSIIRHFRKTYNMSIGERTVEEIKMQIGSAYKLDTEMTMTVKAVNIKSGLPEAMKVDSVTIREAISTPIGQIITSIKKTLEMLVVKPELSVDILDRGIFLAGGGALIKGIDKKIYEETKLAVHITEDPLTAVARGTGEILENIEKYRPVLHSSKRYALRIPG
- a CDS encoding LexA family protein, with protein sequence MKLTRIYQSSVIDFYSPDLSTELRLPFAETGVSAGFPSPADDYMELSLDLNKALVRHPAATFYARVKGSSMIDAGILEGDILVIDKSLDPKDGDIAICFLDGEFTVKRIMQQADGLLLMPANEEFTPIRITEENDFLVWGVVTYIIHKAR